In the genome of Sardina pilchardus chromosome 17, fSarPil1.1, whole genome shotgun sequence, the window TGTGGCATCAGTTCAAAGACACAAAATGGCCCTCATATTATCAGCTAAGATAATATCAGTATTTGACTTAAATTCCAAAAaaaaccaagacaaaacaaaacaaaaaacacctcTCAAACAACTTCAGATATCCAGTCAATCTAATCAAACGAGGTTTCAACTCGTTTTAGTGCACTTTCATGCATGAAAGTCCAGTGTTAATCCAGTACATCGGTGGTGTTTTCAAAGAGCTTTGCAGGAACGCGTCCAAAGTCTTGTGTTTGTCTACAGGGTGTTTGAGCCTGTTGGACTGCCAGCACTAGATCCTGCAGCCTTCGCCTGCCCAATGAAAAGAAATCCTCAGGGCAGGTACATCCTCCTTAGCCTGGGCCATCCTTAGCTCATATTCCCTTCTCCTTAGGTGATGGCTTTGGTTGTGCGTTAATCAATGCGAGACACGAAGCAAACTGGTTTGCAATTGACTGCTGGTGTGACAGTTATAATTAATGATTAATTGGCCCCTGGGAGAGGGCATACACCACGTGGACTCATTTTTTGACCTACCTCCAGTGCATCTGGAAGGGCAGTAAGAATAATATGAAATATCACTCGGTTCCAGGAAGGTATAAACTTATGACTAATCTGTATTTGAGAATGTGTTATGAGTTCTGCagattcatctgtatttcaacAAATCggaacattttgtttgtttcctgaaGTGATAAATTAATATAAAGAAGTCGGTGTTGTAGCAGATAAGAAACGTTCTGTCTTCTGCTAAGAACAGAGACATAGTATTTCAGGGGATTTGATGTTTGACCAGACAGCAACTCTTTTTGGCTATAGGTGTGGATGGATGCAGGCACCCAGATCTTCTTCTCATATGCTATTTGCATTGGATGCTTGAACGCACTGGGAAGTTACAATAAATACAACAATAACTGCTACAGGTCAGTCACAAGCAAGTGTGTCCTTTTGTTTCCTTTATTTTGATCCACATCGTATATGTGATCAAACTGTTTTAGGTACCTCAAAATAAATCTAAAGTCTGTAACTGTCTTACAGCTTTTCAACATAttcaaactgtttttgttctgtccATGTTTGCTCTTCATGTTGTATTGCAGGGACTGTTTGGCCTTGTGCTTTCTCAACAGTGGAACAAGCTTTGTGGCTGGCTTTGCCATTTTCTCCATCTTGGGTTTCATGTCTTATGAGCAAAATGTTCCAATTTCCGAAGTTGCCGTATCTGGTGTGTATACGCTGTTGAAGTATTTTTCCCCCTTTCGATCTGCTTATTATATGGTCTGTAGATAAAGCTCAAGACTAACGTTTTTATTTGGATATATGCTTTTCGAGTCACTCCTCTCTGTGGGAATGGAATATGGGTTTGAAGTGATGGCATACTCTTGATATTTCTCAGGCCCTGGGCTTGCCTTCATTGCCTACCCACGTGCTGTGACTATGATGCCATTCTCCTCAGTGTGGGCATGCTGCTTTTTCATCATGATTATCTTTCTGGGGCTAGACAGCCAGGTATGTCAATCAACAATGTAATTGTCATTGTAAAAAGATGTTTGATATGCAGTGTAAGTTCAACAGATGAATACATATAGAAATATTGACATTTCTCTGGTGTTTcctatagtttgtgtgtgtggagagtctgGTGACGGCTCTAGTTGATATGTACCCAGCTGTATTCCGGAAAAAGAACCGCAGGGAGGTCTTCCTGTTGGTCATGTCATTCATGTCCTTCTTGGTGGGGCTGATCATGCTTATGGAGGTAATAGAGGTTCCATTCATGATCTGAGAACTGAATAAATCATTTTCTGGATCAGCTCCATCTGACATCTGCAGCAAACAAGCGGTTTCTATTGAGATGGCTCAGAGGTTTGACAAACATGTCTTTCTGCAGGGTGGCATGTATGTCTTCCAGCTCTTTGATTACTATGCTGCCAGTGGCATGTGTCTTCTCTTCATGGCCATTTTTGAGTCAGGCTGCATTGCATGGGTGTATGGTAAGTGGAACATGAAATAATTCAATAATGCTCTTGAACTTGAACAGTCAATTGTATTTCATATTATGGGATATCTCATTGCTATTTTAGGTGCTGATCGTTTCTATGACAATATTGAGGACATGATTGGATACCGTCCAGGACCTATGATCAAGTATTGTTGGAAATATTTCACTCCGGTGACCTGCATTGTGAGTACTTATTTAGAGTGTTGGCTCTGCCATGTTGCATGGACATACTTCAGTATTGTCAATATTTTACTAACCGGTGGCCAGAGTATTAAGTAAATCTGTTCTTCTATGCGGACTGCTGTGGTAAGAAGAGTTCATTTCAACATGTGCTTTGTCTATTGCAGGGCACTTTTGCTTTCTCCTTAATCAAGTACACTCCTCTGAAGTACAATAATGACTATGTGTATCCATGGTGGGGTTATATGGTGGGCTGGCTATTGGCTCTGTCCTCCATGGTCTGCATTCCACTCTGGATGATCTTCAAAATCTGCACCACAGAGGGAACTTTTAGAGAGGTACAGTTCAGATGATTGAAAGTATAATAATCATGCTTCAGCAACCGGTCCGTTGTGCATAAGTCTCATGGTTGCTTTCCATCCCCCTATAGCGTATTCAGAAGCTCACAACACCCTCTGAAGATTTACCCAAAACAAGGAAAGAGCAGGAGAAATTACTGGCCATCTTTGCCCCAGAGGGTGACCAGACCATGTCTTACAAAGCTGGCTATGCTCCTGTTGGTGTGGAGGACTCTAAATGCTAGTTTTGGGGATACATGGGCGCAACTAAGAATTTACAAGCCCCTTCAGTGGTTCCTCGGTTTGTGACACTTTGCATGCAGCAACAAGATGGGAGTAGGAATATTGAAGGCTTTTATTTTTTCCATTCAGGTGTTTCTGTATTTCCTTATTTCTTTGACTTTTTAAAAACTCATTAATGCATAGCAGTTTAATACATAAGTACATTTTGGTACTAATGCTAGGcctaatgttttgttttcttaatAATGAAGACTTCCCATCAAGAAGGCTATGTGCCATTTTCTCACGttgtaaatgtagcctaaaggAGCACAGGTAGAATAACCAATTATccttgtaatgtaaatgtatatgtACAATGGAAATTACAAGTTtgattaaaaaatgttttaaaatgtccATGTTTCAATTGCCTACTTTATTCAACGCCGGCTACGATGAAACCGTCCAGTTCTTCTCATAAATTACACTTCCTGTCCAATCCACCAGATGGTGTGGAGTTCCATTTAATTTGTGTCGAGAGGGATTGTCTTAAAAAGAACACAGGCTCCTTTTgtggtaggcctaggctacagcaAATTACTTAAACATTCAGGCAAATATTCAAAACAGAGATTTGTGTGTCATAAATAACTGAAAATATCATTCATCCAGTCACCATTTCATGTGGCATCAAAAATAATAGGCTGGGTGAAGTTTCTTTGTAATGTAGACTACCCTATTCAATAGACTGCAGCATAGAAGAGACATTGCCGAAAATTCCGCCTGTTCTTCAAACCACAGCTTGAACCCATTCCATAGTCAGTGACGCTCCCTGTCCCATAATGCTTTGGGTGATGTCAGAGGAAAGATGGCGGAGGGAGGAGCGGCTGATCTGGATACTCAGAGAGCAGAGGTCGCAGCGCTGCTGAAAACTCAGCTAAGGAAGGGAGATACTTGGTGAGAGTTTATTATCACGTTTTTGATGTTCCGATGGTACCACTGACAGACTTTGTGGCGGCTGTCAAAGTTGAAGGCGAACAGAAAATGGGCGAGACAGGCCATGTTGACAGTCACCGTGCTAGCCCGGCAGCATGCTAGCTAACAGTGGCTAGCAATACATTCCACAAATTTCTTTCGCTATTACTTTCAGGCTATTGCTGAACATAACGTTTTAATCTCGTCTCTATTAAACTATAGACGTAATAATCTTAGTCCTGGTGCGGTATGACTCAGCTATTTGATGGGAAGTGGTTAATCAAATGCCGGTGTCGGTATACTCGACTGGTATCTCTTGCCAGTCCATCCGGCGGTGCAGGGCGGAGTCGAGAAAAGCACCTGTCAAAATACTTGAAGTTCtctcaaatgtgtcacatgaaTTACATACGACGTTAAATTAGAATGAAATGATCTATTTCAACTGATATATGCAGCAGTATCAGCTATCGTATTCACGCGAGTAGCGTCAGCTAATGTTAATTGCTAGCTGGTTGTGTTTATCTACCCAACGACGTTGTCTAGCTAACACAAATCAACTCAGTCACTAATGTTAGCTATGGGGTCTGTTGGCAGGTTTGATAGAACATATTTGTCCGTTCAGTGCAAGTATACGTATTCAATTTTTGGGATATGGTTCGTTGAGGATGGAGTATCGCCGTGGTCTCTGCTGTAAAGTTAGTGTGCACTTCGCTACGATACGCGTTAGTGCTATGCTACTCTGTTAGGAAATAGATTGACGAATGAACGGTATTATATTGCAACCCCATGGATTTCTACACTAATCTTCTAATATCTCAATGCTTGGTCGGTTAgccttgttttcatttttacattttcaagaTAATCATGACTGATCATGTCGTTCCTTGCTAAATAGGTACTTGGTAGACAGTCACTGGTTCAAACAGTGGAAGAAATATGTGGGCTTTGACAGCTGGGACAAGTACCAGATGGGAGATCAAAATGTCTACCCAGGCCCGGTGGACAACTCGGGACTCCTTAAAGGTATAGTGTGTTTATGTCAGGTATTCAAATGATGTTATTGATCATCAATTCTAGCGGTATTGTTGTTTAGACCACTAAGTGGCAAGTGGATGAGGTTAGTAGTGTTTAGTAATGTGCCTCACAGCAATGATAATTTGATATTCACAATTCCTGTAAAGTATGCCATGATTGCCATAGATTGATTGTTGTCTTGTCTGTTTACAGATGGTGATGTACTTGCCATCAAGGAGCACCTTATTGATGAGCTGGACTACATCCTTGTACCCACAGAGGGTTGGAATAAGCTAGTCAGCTGGTATGGGCTGACCGAAGCCCAGGAGCCAATAGCTCGAAAGGTAAGTTTACAATTTGCTATGTATATCTGCATGAGTTTGGGCGTTGTTGTCTCAAATGGTGGTGTTGCAGGCTTCTGTGAAAACAGGAGCAGCACCGGTTACATTACGTCTGATATGATAAAGATACAAATTGTGTACATTGCGTTaggtttgtttgtaacatagtCTATGGTTACTGCAAACACTTTAATTAGCTTACAAGCTTTTGTTTTGGGAAAGGTGTAAACTTTTCAATTAAAATCCAGATGTCATCGTTAGAAGAAAATATAATTGATCAGATTTGTTTGTCAGCTTGTTTAGCTTGAGTTTCTGGCAGACTTTTCCCATCATGTTGGTCTCCAATAAAGTCAGGACAACAGACAGGTTTCGGGTATGAAGTCATTAGAAGTAAAGATGCCCAAAAGGGAAGTGTCTGGATGATTATAGCTGCGGTACAATGTGTCAGATTGAGGACTAACTTAATAGTTTTTAACACTTCAGACACTTAGTGATATTCTCACGCGTGggctattgtttgtttttttttaagaataaTTTTGATTGAATTCATATTTTCCTCATTAGCCTATTAATAGCCTATTCTTTTATACTGATATTTCATATAGTGCAAGCCTTCAGTACTTCCGTTCTCACTAGCAGCCATCCTGCATTTTCAAATGTACCCAGTCATGGCATCATGGCTGCTGCAGTGGCTCCTCTTTCCTTGATTGATCCTCCCCCTTTTGCCATATATGTCATGGGGGGTATTGAGTAGCCCCAGCGTTTCTATTTTCAGAGGGGCTCTGGATGACTGCAACGCTTCATGGAGCAAACTACGAGACACAACATGCAGGAggttctctatttttctctcttttgggCGTCTGCTTGTGTCTGGATTTCACTGTGTTGTGGCATTAGTGCACCAGTACTCTGGGCGTCCCTTGCTGCCCTTGGGTCTCTCTGTCAGGCCAGCAAGAGGGACTCTTTCTGTGTGTCCTTGTTTTtaaagaagaggaatgccggcTGAGGTCAAACCATGAGGGAGCGATATAGGCTTGAGAGAGTCAGAGTGACGGGAAAATGAGCGAGTGAGCAAGATAGGGAGCatgaggagatagagaggacaGGAGTGCCGGGGGATTGGGGGCTGGTGTGTAATTTATTGTGGCTTGTCTGTAGAGGTCTGTGCTTTTCTCTGTGGCTGTTTGGAACACATGGCTGTTGCACTGTTAGGTGTGAGTAGCCTGTGGCAGTGGCTCAGGGGGGCAGCCCTGCTCGTAATGGTGGGTTGAATGTGGAGGGGCTGGGGGAAATAAATAGGATGGGACCCCTCAGCTGTCTCTGTGCTCTGTTGCTAAATTAAGAGTCTCTTTGACTCATTTATATTGAGAGATCTTCTAGCACTTCAGGCCATATGAAAGGGCCCCAAATAAGGGACCTGATTGAAAGGAAATGGTTATTTGTTGTCGGGTGTACATAACATTTTCATTGTGGGCCTAGTAACTCTTATATTTAGGACTTTTTGTTCAATTGTCAGTTTCTGTATAGAAGGTATATGGTAACAAATGCTAGATATTTGCAAACACGGCTCCATTGTTATGCTTTTTGTTAGTGAAAAAACAATGAACTTTTGTTTCTTTGCAGGTGGTTGAGCAAGGGATGTTTGTGAAGCACTGCAAAGTGGAGGTTTACCTCACTGAACTGAAGTTGTGTGAAGACGGTAATATGGAGAATGTTGTCACCAGGCGTTTCAGCAAAGCTGACACTATAGGTATGATGCCTGGCCAAGTCACTGCATATCCTCAACTTGTTCTCTGTTTCACGCTAGGCACGTGTTGGCTAAGGAATCCTGTCAGTAATGATTAGACTTGTGTGTGGTCTTTTAATTAAGAAGTGGACTCTAACATATCAAACAATATTTAGCTGTAGGGAGAAAGGTACATGTTCAAGgcagtatatatacatacatgctCAAGTTTTGTCAATTCAATTGAAATTGGGTCTGAACAATCAGCGTCATCAACTGACACCAATCAAACTGCCTCTGGAtgcaattggatagacctaaaaccaatcagagcaatgaAGGGGTTGATCTGCAGAGCAACggaaaaaaacacagcaaacaaGCGTTTTCAAAAACTGCTTTGATGTCATCATGTTAAGCCCACCTCAATGGTTGTGATTGGTGCCTGGGTTTTAGGAGCATTGGAAACAGGAATGAATGGCCTCTTTACCAGACGACCTGcatattcaaatttggcaaaggTTCATTTGGGTTTATGCAAGATTTAATTGATTCATAGTGAATACCCTAATTAATGTGACAAACACTTCAAAGATTATGGTATGGTTCAGTGTATATgaccatagatagatagatagatagatagatagatagatactttattgatccccaaggggaaattcaagatatagTGTAGAAAGTGTAAACAAGGATCGTATCCCTTTCAGGTTTCAATTGCAGGATTGGGAGTATTACTGcaactactactattactaccaAGACCATTGTTAAAACTAATACTACTACCTCCACTACAGCTATGGCCATTGTTATTAACAATAGGTGTAATAATAATGTTCAGCCACTGGCTGATTGAAATGAGAAAATTAAAAACAGACCATGGCTGTTAACTTCTGTGAGTCAGTCATTATTTTACTAGCCCATGTATTGATATTCACTAAATTGAAGCATACAGTGTATCCTTCTTTTtagttcacttttttttttatgttgctcTACAATGGTTTTGATGTTACCTGTTATTGAAAAGAGACGCAACTTGATGGAACTTTTTAATGTGCCGTTTTAATCCACACTCATTCAGCAATATAGCCTGACACTCCAAATGTGCCTGTTACTCTGACTTTGCTCTTTATCCATTTCCCACCTTCTCACTTTAGTGGTGTGCTCAACTTTGCAGCATGCCCAACAATGCCCCTTAAAAATCCCTGTATGTTCTAACATCCCTGTAACGTATGGCTTTGCAGAGCTTAATGCTTTATTTTCTTAACTGCATTTTTTGATTGAAAAGCTTGCTGTAGATGAATTGCTACTTTTGCTAGCTCTGCAAAGTAACACTTCACACATTGCCAGAGGCCTGTATTTTTGAATGGCTATTATCATTGACTGACAGATAGCTGAAGGCATGTGCTTATCCACACTCTTGAAGCTTACACAGAATGTTGACGCTTTTCCATGTCATTTATCTTGCAGACGTCATTGAGAAGGAGATGCGTAAACTGTTCAGCATTCCTGAAGAAAAGGAGACCAGGTTGTGGAACAAGTACATGAGCAACACATTTGAGCCACTAAACAAACCGGACAGCACCATCCAAGATGCTGGCCTCTACCAAGGCCAGGTAAAGACTGCTCTCTTTTCCCATcataataagctaattttccattTGAGGGACTAATGCAGTGCCCGTAGCAGATCTTGTTGTTAATAATGAAAATGCCACCACTCCATTAAACACATCCAAACAAGGTGATAGTCGACACTGTACTCACTTGGACTGCAAGCCATAAATCAAAAATTGTGAAATCAATGAACAGTTCTAGAGATATGAGGAGAATACACAGACAAGTCAATATAAGAGCTTTCTTACTGTATAGTGTGAATGGATCAATCCATGTCAGACAGGGCTGCAATATTCAATTGATGAATtgtgaactattaaataaatcGGCAGCTGTTTTGGTACTCGTTAACCGGTTTGTGTTCATTTTAAAATTCTCTGATCGCAGCTTCATGAACGTGAATATCTTCCTCCTCTGTCAACTAAATATATTTGACAGTTGGACAAAACAAGGCATTTGAGGACATGATTCTGACTTTTTCAGTGAAACGATTTTTCTGAAATTGTATTGATAAAACAATAACTGATTAAACCGAGATAATAACTGACAGATTACCTTTAATCaactatgattttttttttagttgcaGCCCTAATGCACAAAAAGCACAAAGCACAGACTCATAGGTGatgtcatttattttcattcattcattcagataaATTTGTCTATTTTATTACATTTCTGACCtattttaaacatcaacacaaaACACTTGGCTGGACATTAAAGTAGACAAATTTAACAAATTTCACTGTTGAAGTGAAAATCCATTACAATACAGTAGTACTTGTACTAGGACAGTATAATGCCTGGGTGATTCCAACTAACCATGTAGGTCACACATGCCaactgtgtgtgtaatatttttGTATACCTTTTCTTACCTACTCAAGTGTACAACCATACCTTACCTTTGGTGTAATTTGGTGTAGACACATTGCCTTCAATTCAACTGATTTAGAttcaattaaaataaataatctttaaaaaaatctaattaGAAAACTTAATTCATACACTAGGGGCAACTGGTATGCAACATGTTGACAGTACATGACCAACATGTCATGTGACCAAATCTGTCATGTTCTGTTGCTAGTTTTGTAACATTTCATTCATGCAACATCACCAGTGCTTAGCAGATGCTTTCTATTTGATGGCGTTCAAAAGGAACTTGAAAAACTTGACTGTAAATAGCAGTTTGTTGAGTTGTCTGAAATGACACTGCCCTTTTATTCTAATGTGCATTATTACTGCCTTGGCATTTCCTCAAGTCTTAGTTTATCATTTGAGGTGTGGCAGCTTGTAACAGAACGTATGTTGGCATGAGATGGACTCATGTCTGCTAATGCCCTACACACCACACTGTGTGGCAAATCCTGTTGTTGGCTTCAGAAAGAAATTAAGTTTAAGGACATTAACATGATCCTTTTACACTAAAAGAAAACCAACAACGTAAATACCCCTCCTGTGAAAATGAAGTTTCCAGCCTTGTTAACATGACCTTATGGTATGTTTTTGTATGAGGCATGGTATATCTGGAGCTAAATTAGTATTCAGGGCCATGGCTGAGTATTTCCACCTATAACTGTCCTGTTCAAATAATAGTCTCAAAAAGGCGGTGTCTGACAGCTTGGTTTTCCTGTATTACAAATCTAAGGAATCAAATCTGGCAATTTGTGGGCTACCCAAAGTGTTCATATGGGACACGTTTGGAGTGAGACAGTGTTGTCAGAGGCAGATCTAATGAGGCTTGTTAAAATGTGGCAACAGTGTAGTTATATCCAAGTCTTTTCATGGTCATGAATAAAATAAGTTTGTTAAATAAAATATCTAGATAAGTCATTTTGATTCATGATATCATGACTTGATTTTGACCTCAGGTTTTCTCTTGTTTGTTAGCCTGCATGATGAGGGAGGAGTGTAAATTCTAATGTCTACCTTCAAGAAGAGATTGGTTTAGGTTCTGGCTAGACTACGCTCAATGACTCACCCCAGACAACACTCATTCATTTGTTTAAATCCAAAATGATATTTATTCTGACGTTCAATGTTATTCAATCTTTCTGTTAAATTCACTGTGACAGTCATTCAGAAGACATATAAGTTATGGTCTATATTGGGTCAAGAAAGATCAATAggaagcacaaacaaacatagtCAGTGTTGAAGGGTATGCTAAACTCTATTTAAGGGGCTAATGTTAAAACTATGTGTATTCTATTGAAGGACCTATTTGGTAACTGTATATTATGCTATTAAAACTTATTATGTGTCATGCTGTTTAACTACTATTAGTTGCTATTGTAAAGCTATTTTGAAAGTACCTTTGATGTTAATACCAGTTTAGGAATGTACACTATGAAACAAATTGATAAACAATAGCTGAACAGTgaaaagagggggggaaagagaaaagtAATATGATGTAATATAAAGGACAGTTGAGTTCCGTTATGTACTGCTCTGCtccgtgtaggtgtgtgcgttaACGTGTAGGTTGTCCAGGTTTCAGTCCTACCATAGTCCGAGGGGCACAGGGATAATGGTGGGTGGCACAGATAGCCTAGTTCAGCTACATTGGATAGGCATGCGAGAGGGAATGGCCATGAGGGTGATGCAGGATAGTGAAACACAGTGGAGAGATTCCAAGGCATCCACAGGGCTTAGAGTTGAAgagtaacaaaaaaatataGCAGTCAGGATATCTGTATTTTAAATTTTCAAGATTTGAGAGGTCTTTTCCTTTTGATTGCAGAAGCGGTTGACCAAGATAGAAGGATTTCAGAGGGAAGATATCTGTTTGCTAGACGAGAACAGTGGATTATCTTGTCGATCAATATTATTGCCAAGTTTGATGAATATGTCCGGAATACAGGTTAGATCTGTATTCTCAGATTTCATTGTCTTGATTCAGATGATTCTTAGCCCTTTTCACTTTTTCGATTTCCGTGTCAAAAGTTAAAGTGGCAGttgcttattattatttttgattGTCGCACTCGTCTCGCGTACTCTGTGGGGCTATCAGAGAACTATTAAGTACATCACAATGAGTTAGTGGCTCACTACAAAATTATTTGGGTTACATTTGTTTGCATACAGCCTAATCAATGGTCATAATGATCTATATAAACTATAAACATCATTATTAAGATGTTGTCTGCCaataatactgtacacactgcacTTACATAATTTATCCCTTTTCCAATTTGCAATTTTGGTATTCCATTTGAATATATGATGATGAAGTTGAGCACAGATTATTTTCCATTCCTTGGTCTTTTGGTTGAGGTTTAGaatgttttgtgtttgcttCCTCCACAGGTCCTGGTAATAGAGCAGAAAAATGAGGATGGAACATGGCCTCGAGGGTCCTCGACACCCAAGTAAGCGTCTCTTTTCAAGTCAGATGTTTAATAACAACGAGCATGACTAGTTGGATTTTGACTAGGATGGATGGCAATTGGTAGCAAGAGAAAGTCAATCCTGTTTTACATTTGAGGCAtatgaatgagagaatgaggtTGAGGTCATATCTTCAGATATCTGCAATTTTACTATTACCACTCTGCTCCTTAGAAGCAGAGTGGTAATATGAACCTTGTGAAAGTAATCTGTATGGAGCACCAATGCAcattttgactgattttgaaaGAATAATATTGCTGTGTGATCCTTCTTGATGCGGTCTTCCATTTCAAAGATAAATATGATCTGAGAAGAAGTCTACTGTGTTGCGTTAAATCTCCTAGATAATGAATCCATAGATCTGTCAGGATCGTACCTGACTTTCTCACAAGGAAGGACAATACTTAATGTGTCTCTCATGACTACTGTTTGTCCACTCAATTCTGATCGAATCTGGGCTCGCTTTGTCTGACTTTTGCATCTGTACACTATTGAGTCACTCTGATCAGATAACATTGGTGCTGTAACATCTCAGGTTTTGTTCAGACTTTGTCTATATCATGATGGAATCCCAAAACTAAGGCTTGTAAGCATTCTCTTAAAATCTTTCATTGACCGCCTGAAATATATTTGGCCATTCATACCTTGAATAAGTAATATTCATAGCCAGTCCAATCTTTGTAGGATGGGAGAcaaacatgttctcagtatgactgAACCATTTAAAGGTTGTATGGCATGCTATTTGGTTTTCCACCCAAAACCCCagatttgggaaaaaaaaagtgCTAAGGGCTAAATGTGACATTAAGAGTACAATAAACTTGTTTTTATGCATTTGATatctttattttattattttgtgaATATTGTGGCAATATGTGAGTTGACAACATAATGGGTGCAATGATTTTAAGTAGTTTTCAGAAGACTAAAATGGTGTGTGGGGTAGCTAGTTGGAAGTTGAAAATCAGTGTGGGAGAGTTCCTCGGGAACAGGAATGGAGAA includes:
- the LOC134062139 gene encoding sodium- and chloride-dependent GABA transporter 2-like, whose translation is MKGDKVKAAIPNGANKSVSSPSVQDDKMQERGQWSNKLEFILSVAGSIIGLGNMWRFPYLCYKNGGGAFLIPYLIFLFTCGVPLFFLEISLGQFTSEGGITCWRKISPLFEGLGYGTQVIVCLLNFYYIIVLAWGIFYFYYSFSWDLPWASCNNTWNTDTCVEFQRRNESVNITLQANATSPVMEFWERRVLRLSPGLDHMGSLNWDLALCLLIAWVLCYFCIWKGVKSTGKVVYFTATFPYLMLIVLLIRGVTLPGAYRGIEFYLYPDLGRLADPQVWMDAGTQIFFSYAICIGCLNALGSYNKYNNNCYRDCLALCFLNSGTSFVAGFAIFSILGFMSYEQNVPISEVAVSGPGLAFIAYPRAVTMMPFSSVWACCFFIMIIFLGLDSQFVCVESLVTALVDMYPAVFRKKNRREVFLLVMSFMSFLVGLIMLMEGGMYVFQLFDYYAASGMCLLFMAIFESGCIAWVYGADRFYDNIEDMIGYRPGPMIKYCWKYFTPVTCIGTFAFSLIKYTPLKYNNDYVYPWWGYMVGWLLALSSMVCIPLWMIFKICTTEGTFRERIQKLTTPSEDLPKTRKEQEKLLAIFAPEGDQTMSYKAGYAPVGVEDSKC